From a region of the Neobacillus niacini genome:
- the gltB gene encoding glutamate synthase large subunit: MTYHQLPKAQGLYRPEFEHDACGIGLYAHIKGNATHDIVAKGLKMLCQLDHRGGQGSDPLTGDGAGLMVQIPDQFFRQECPEINLPEKGKYGVGMLFFSKDDREREEIESYINKMVEQEGQTVLGWRTVPVNPEPIGVTAQDSCPVIRQLFVGDNEKSTDSLAFERKLYVIRKLSEKWAKESEYRFYFASLSSRTIVYKGLLTPEQVDQFYLDLQNENFVSAFALVHSRFSTNTFPSWERAHPNRYLIHNGEINTLQGNIHWMKARESQFVSEAFGTDLEKILPILDTDGSDSSILDNALEFLVLAGRKPAHAAMMLVPEPWSENPHITEEKRAFYEFHSTLMEPWDGPSAISFTDGKQIGAILDRNGLRPARYYVTEDDYIIFSSEVGVIDVEPEKVLYKERLRPGKMLLIDLEEGRIISDEEIKSQLASQQPYQQWLNDQLVRLEERVEVEGESRSDLLTLQKAFGYTYEDIQKYILPAVTEGKDPLGAMGNDMPLAVLSDRPQTLFNYFKQLFAQVTNPPVDSIREAIVTSTISYLGAEGNLLHPSEENSRRIQLETPILTNSQLEDLKTNDLFKSKVIDILFADDLENSLKELCRQAEKAIADGASLIILSDRNINEKEVAIPSLLAASTLHQHLIREGLRTKASILIETGEVREVHHFAVLLGYGVDAINPYLAFATYQETIAEGTLPFTYQEAVKKYIYAMTEGVVKVMSKMGISTVQSYRGAQIFEAVGISADVIDTYFTGTVSQLGGIGLDTIALEAKLRHAEAFVGSTDKTLESGSNFQWRHDGEHHAFNPGTIHTLQWACRNGDYELFKKYSTQANEERLGFLRNLFSFSGTRQAVPIEEVESVDSIVRRFKTGAMSFGSISKEAHETLAIAMNRLGGKSNSGEGGEDSSRFGIDENGDNRGSAIKQVASGRFGVKSHYLVNAEELQIKMAQGAKPGEGGQLMGTKVYPWVADVRGATPGVSLISPPPHHDIYSIEDLAQLIHDLKNANRDARISVKLVSKGGVGTIAAGVAKAVADVIVISGYDGGTGASPKTSIQHAGLPWELGLAEAHQTLMLNGLRDRVVLETDGKLMTGKDVVMAALLGAEEFGFATAPLVVLGCVMMRVCHLDTCPVGIATQNPELRRKFTGEADYIVNFMRFIAQEVRELMAELGFRSVEEMVGRADVLTVSDRAKAHWKAQHLDLTSLLYKPEGPRTFKNPQNHRINESLDIKHILPAVQPALEQGTPVDLSFLISNINRVTGTIVGSEISKRYGEEGLPEDTITLRFTGSAGQSFGAFVPKGMTLDLTGDANDYVGKGLSGGKIIVRADEHMKIASGENVIAGNVAFIGATSGEAYINGRAGERFAVRNSGVNVVVEGVGDHGCEYMTGGRVVILGDVGKNFAAGMSGGIAYVLAEDKDVFKHLCNQELIEFDSVSTAAEQEELKQLIETHFRYTQSVKASCVLENWKKCVRKFVKVIPKDYKRMIHLIEEQKLAGLSEEEAVMSAFLANSSAKPKSTKQQEAANR; this comes from the coding sequence ATGACGTATCATCAACTACCAAAAGCACAAGGTCTCTACCGTCCAGAATTTGAACATGATGCCTGCGGGATCGGCTTGTATGCTCACATAAAAGGAAACGCCACACATGATATTGTGGCAAAAGGACTTAAGATGCTTTGTCAATTGGATCATCGCGGCGGACAGGGAAGTGACCCGCTTACAGGCGATGGCGCCGGACTTATGGTTCAAATTCCAGACCAATTTTTCCGCCAAGAATGTCCAGAAATAAACTTACCTGAGAAAGGGAAATACGGTGTGGGGATGCTGTTTTTCTCTAAGGATGATCGTGAACGGGAAGAAATTGAAAGCTATATCAATAAAATGGTCGAACAAGAGGGTCAAACGGTTCTTGGCTGGAGAACAGTCCCAGTCAATCCAGAACCTATCGGGGTAACCGCACAGGATAGCTGTCCTGTCATTCGCCAGTTGTTTGTTGGTGATAACGAAAAAAGTACTGACTCATTAGCGTTTGAACGGAAATTATACGTGATTCGCAAACTTTCAGAAAAATGGGCAAAGGAATCAGAATATCGTTTTTACTTTGCTAGTCTTTCTAGCAGAACGATCGTTTACAAAGGACTGTTAACGCCTGAACAAGTAGATCAGTTCTATTTAGATTTGCAGAATGAGAATTTTGTCTCTGCGTTTGCTTTAGTGCATTCTCGCTTTAGTACTAATACATTTCCGAGCTGGGAAAGAGCACATCCTAACCGTTATTTAATTCATAATGGCGAAATTAATACACTTCAGGGAAATATTCACTGGATGAAGGCGCGTGAAAGTCAATTTGTGTCAGAGGCATTTGGAACGGATTTGGAAAAAATCCTGCCAATCCTTGATACAGATGGAAGTGATTCATCGATCTTAGACAATGCGCTTGAATTTTTAGTTCTTGCCGGCCGAAAGCCAGCACACGCAGCGATGATGCTTGTCCCAGAGCCATGGTCTGAAAATCCTCATATCACAGAGGAAAAACGAGCTTTTTATGAATTTCACAGTACGTTAATGGAGCCCTGGGATGGACCGTCTGCTATATCTTTTACTGACGGTAAACAAATTGGTGCTATTTTGGATCGCAATGGACTGCGTCCGGCTCGTTATTATGTTACAGAAGATGATTACATTATTTTTTCATCTGAGGTTGGAGTCATCGACGTTGAACCGGAAAAGGTATTATACAAAGAGCGTCTTCGCCCTGGAAAAATGCTTTTGATTGATTTAGAAGAAGGTCGAATTATTTCGGATGAGGAAATTAAATCACAGTTGGCGAGTCAACAGCCGTATCAGCAATGGTTAAATGATCAGCTTGTTCGCTTGGAAGAGAGAGTAGAGGTTGAGGGAGAAAGCCGGTCTGATTTACTAACCCTTCAAAAAGCCTTTGGATATACGTATGAAGATATTCAAAAGTACATCCTTCCAGCTGTGACTGAAGGCAAGGATCCTCTAGGGGCGATGGGGAATGATATGCCGCTTGCTGTTTTATCAGACCGACCTCAAACATTGTTTAACTACTTTAAGCAATTATTTGCCCAAGTAACCAATCCGCCGGTTGACTCCATTCGTGAAGCCATCGTCACTTCAACCATTTCCTACTTAGGAGCTGAAGGGAACTTACTTCACCCATCGGAAGAAAATAGCCGTCGGATTCAGTTAGAGACACCGATCCTGACCAACAGCCAGTTGGAAGATTTAAAGACGAATGATTTATTTAAAAGCAAAGTAATCGACATCCTGTTCGCAGATGATTTAGAGAATAGCCTTAAGGAATTATGCCGTCAAGCAGAAAAAGCAATTGCAGACGGAGCAAGTTTGATTATCCTGTCTGATCGAAATATCAATGAAAAAGAGGTTGCAATACCATCGTTATTGGCAGCGAGCACCCTTCATCAACACTTGATTCGTGAAGGATTAAGAACGAAGGCGAGCATCCTTATTGAAACAGGGGAAGTAAGAGAAGTTCACCATTTTGCGGTCCTACTCGGATATGGTGTTGATGCGATTAATCCTTACCTTGCGTTCGCTACCTATCAGGAGACTATTGCGGAAGGAACATTACCATTCACCTATCAAGAGGCGGTGAAAAAGTATATCTATGCCATGACTGAAGGTGTTGTGAAGGTCATGTCAAAAATGGGTATTTCTACGGTGCAAAGCTACCGTGGTGCACAAATTTTTGAAGCAGTTGGGATCAGCGCTGATGTTATCGACACCTACTTCACTGGAACAGTGTCCCAGCTTGGTGGGATTGGTTTAGACACAATTGCCCTGGAAGCAAAACTGCGTCACGCGGAAGCTTTTGTTGGCTCAACCGACAAGACCTTAGAATCAGGCAGTAATTTTCAATGGAGACATGATGGTGAACACCATGCTTTTAATCCTGGAACCATTCATACATTGCAATGGGCTTGTCGTAATGGGGATTATGAATTATTTAAAAAATACTCGACGCAGGCAAATGAGGAAAGGCTTGGTTTCTTACGCAACCTATTCTCCTTTAGTGGAACACGACAAGCTGTGCCGATTGAGGAAGTAGAGTCAGTAGATTCAATTGTCCGCCGCTTTAAGACTGGTGCAATGTCGTTTGGATCCATTAGTAAGGAAGCACATGAAACATTAGCCATTGCCATGAACCGTTTAGGTGGAAAAAGTAACTCAGGTGAAGGCGGAGAAGATTCAAGCCGATTCGGAATCGATGAAAATGGTGACAACAGAGGAAGTGCAATCAAGCAGGTTGCTTCCGGCCGTTTTGGTGTGAAGAGTCATTATCTAGTCAATGCCGAGGAGCTGCAAATTAAAATGGCACAAGGTGCAAAGCCTGGTGAAGGTGGCCAGTTGATGGGTACGAAGGTGTATCCATGGGTTGCCGACGTTCGCGGTGCAACACCGGGAGTTAGCTTAATTTCACCGCCGCCGCACCATGATATATACTCCATTGAGGATTTGGCGCAGCTGATTCATGATTTGAAAAATGCCAACCGTGATGCTCGTATCAGCGTTAAGCTTGTTTCAAAAGGCGGGGTCGGAACGATTGCTGCAGGAGTGGCGAAAGCAGTAGCCGATGTGATTGTCATCAGCGGCTATGATGGTGGAACGGGTGCATCGCCAAAAACGAGCATTCAGCACGCCGGATTGCCATGGGAACTTGGATTAGCAGAGGCACACCAAACGCTTATGTTGAATGGTTTGCGTGATCGAGTTGTGCTTGAAACAGACGGAAAATTAATGACAGGTAAAGATGTAGTGATGGCAGCTTTGCTTGGAGCGGAGGAATTTGGCTTTGCAACTGCACCGTTAGTTGTGCTTGGATGTGTGATGATGCGTGTTTGTCATTTAGATACCTGTCCGGTTGGAATTGCCACTCAAAACCCTGAGCTTCGCAGAAAGTTCACGGGTGAAGCAGATTATATCGTAAACTTTATGCGTTTCATTGCCCAGGAAGTGCGTGAACTTATGGCTGAGCTTGGTTTCAGAAGTGTTGAGGAAATGGTCGGCCGCGCAGATGTTTTAACAGTAAGTGACCGTGCAAAAGCGCATTGGAAGGCGCAACATTTGGATTTAACATCGTTACTTTATAAGCCTGAAGGACCTCGTACCTTTAAAAATCCACAAAATCATAGAATTAACGAATCACTCGATATTAAACACATTCTTCCGGCTGTTCAACCAGCTTTAGAGCAGGGGACACCTGTTGATCTAAGCTTCTTGATTTCAAACATCAATCGCGTGACGGGGACCATCGTCGGAAGTGAAATTTCCAAACGCTACGGAGAAGAAGGGCTACCGGAGGATACCATTACCTTACGATTTACCGGTTCTGCTGGACAAAGTTTTGGTGCCTTTGTACCCAAAGGAATGACTTTAGATCTTACAGGGGACGCGAACGATTATGTTGGTAAAGGTCTATCGGGCGGGAAAATTATCGTCAGAGCAGATGAGCATATGAAGATTGCTTCTGGAGAAAACGTCATCGCGGGAAATGTCGCATTTATCGGGGCAACAAGCGGTGAAGCTTATATTAACGGTCGTGCCGGTGAACGTTTTGCTGTTCGGAATAGCGGCGTCAACGTGGTTGTTGAAGGAGTTGGCGACCATGGCTGTGAGTATATGACTGGCGGGCGTGTTGTTATTTTAGGTGATGTCGGCAAAAATTTTGCAGCTGGAATGTCCGGCGGAATTGCCTATGTTTTAGCAGAAGACAAGGATGTATTTAAGCATTTATGTAATCAAGAATTGATTGAATTTGATTCGGTATCAACTGCTGCTGAGCAGGAAGAGCTAAAACAGTTAATCGAAACCCATTTCCGTTACACGCAAAGTGTAAAGGCTAGCTGTGTTCTAGAAAACTGGAAAAAGTGTGTTAGAAAATTTGTCAAAGTCATTCCGAAGGATTATAAACGAATGATTCATTTGATAGAAGAGCAAAAATTAGCAGGATTATCGGAAGAAGAAGCAGTAATGAGCGCCTTTTTAGCGAACTCCTCTGCAAAACCAAAATCAACTAAACAGCAGGAAGCTGCAAATCGCTAA